In Corylus avellana chromosome ca2, CavTom2PMs-1.0, the following proteins share a genomic window:
- the LOC132172557 gene encoding L-type lectin-domain containing receptor kinase VII.1-like: MKKTKHQQPLLLCFLLPVFLFFQSISAVDFVFNGFNSSNMLLYGLATVESRVLTLTNNTNYSIGHALYPEKIQARNPNSSYVYPFSTSFIFSMIPYKNIPPGNGIVFIFVPVTEIEGATSAQYQGLFNFTSNGNANDHVFGVEFDVFRNEEFDDISANHVGIDVNSLTSNASHDAGYWPDDQRSDNSSKADDEKSFKELKLNSGENYQVWIDYSDSLINVTMAPAGMKRPRKPLLNVSLNLSEVFEDKMYVGFTSATGKFMQSHKILAWSFSNSNFLLSENLVTTGLPSFILPKGSIFRSKGFIAGFTVGGFFVREEMEEWELEYWPHRMSYQEIDAATREFSEENAIGSGGNGTVYKGVLAGGAEIAVKCISHENDGMREFLAEISSLGRLKHRSLVGLRGWCKRDMGNFFLVYDYMENGSLDKWVFECDDRKMLSCEDRIRILKDVASAVLYLHEGWEAKVLHRDIKASNVLLDKDMNGRLGDFGLARMHDHGQVPNTTRVVGTVGYLAPEVVSSGRASAETDVFGFGVLILEVMCGRRPIEVGKPPLADWAWLLMVQGQLMNAIDERLKGRGEFDEEEIDRVLHLGLLCAYPDPSSRPTMRQVVRVLEGNKEVEVEVESEDMDAYLLQRMKSMGRWSEIPQNFGSSSHPTFEDIWQFKSSSMTFSWSNSMAEGR, encoded by the exons ATGAAGAAGACTAAACACCAACAGCCTCTCCTGCTGTGCTTTTTGCTGCCcgttttcctcttcttccaatcCATATCGGCTGTTGATTTCGTTTTCAATGGCTTCAACTCCTCCAATATGTTACTCTATGGCCTGGCCACCGTTGAATCTCGTGTTCTAACGCTCACTAACAACACAAATTACTCAATCGGTCATGCTCTTTACCCAGAAAAGATCCAGGCAAGAAATCCAAATTCTTCTTACGTGTATCCTTTCTCAACTTCTTTCATCTTCTCGATGATTCCTTACAAGAATATTCCTCCTGGGAATGgcatagttttcatttttgtgcCCGTTACTGAAATCGAAGGCGCGACGTCAGCTCAATATCAAGGCCTTTTCAACTTCACCAGCAACGGGAATGCCAATGACCATGTCTTTGGTGTCGAGTTTGATGTGTTTAGGAACGAAGAATTCGATGACATAAGCGCCAACCATGTTGGAATCGACGTGAACTCCCTCACATCAAATGCCTCACACGATGCCGGGTACTGGCCCGACGACCAAAGAAGCGACAACAGCAGCAAGGCTGATGATGAGAAGTCATTCAAGGAATTGAAGCTTAATAGTGGTGAAAATTACCAAGTTTGGATTGACTATTCAGATTCTTTGATTAATGTTACTATGGCTCCGGCAGGCATGAAAAGGCCTCGGAAGCCTTTGTTGAATGTTTCTCTTAATCTTTCTGAGGTTTTTGAGGATAAAATGTATGTTGGCTTTACTAGTGCTACCGGAAAGTTCATGCAAAGTCACAAGATTTTGGCTTGGAGCTTTAGTAATTCAAACTTTTTGTTAAGCGAAAATTTGGTTACCACCGGTCTGCCATCGTTTATTCTTCCAAAGGGTTCAATATTTCGATCGAAAGGGTTTATTGCAGGATTCACAGTGGGAGGTTTCTTCGTT agagaggaaatggaAGAATGGGAATTGGAGTATTGGCCACACAGAATGTCTTATCAAGAAATTGATGCGGCCACAAGAGAATTCTCAGAAGAAAATGCGATTGGAAGTGGAGGGAATGGGACGGTTTATAAAGGTGTTTTAGCAGGAGGGGCAGAGATTGCAGTGAAATGCATTTCACATGAAAATGATGGGATGAGAGAATTTTTGGCTGAAATTTCAAGCCTTGGGAGATTGAAGCATAGAAGTTTGGTGGGGTTGAGAGGGTGGTGCAAGAGAGACATGGGGAACTTCTTTTTGGTTTATGACTATATGGAAAATGGGAGTTTGGACAAGTGGGTGTTTGAATGTGATGACAGGAAGATGTTGAGCTGTGAAGACAGAATAAGGATTTTGAAAGATGTGGCTTCAGCAGTCTTGTACTTACATGAGGGGTGGGAAGCAAAAGTCCTACATAGGGACATTAAAGCCAGCAATGTGTTACTTGACAAGGACATGAACGGAAGGCTAGGGGATTTCGGATTAGCCCGAATGCACGACCATGGTCAAGTGCCTAACACAACTAGGGTGGTCGGGACCGTCGGATATTTGGCACCAGAAGTGGTTAGTAGTGGGCGGGCATCGGCTGAAACTGATGTGTTCGGATTTGGTGTCTTGATTTTAGAAGTCATGTGTGGAAGGAGGCCTATAGAGGTAGGGAAGCCACCTTTGGCAGATTGGGCATGGCTATTGATGGTACAAGGGCAATTAATGAATGCCATTGATGAGAGATTGAAGGGAAGAGGCGAGtttgatgaggaagaaataGACAGGGTGCTTCACTTGGGCTTGTTGTGTGCTTACCCTGACCCAAGTTCCCGCCCAACAATGAGACAAGTAGTGAGAGTGTTGGAGGGGAACAAAGAGGTGGAGGTTGAGGTTGAAAGTGAGGATATGGATGCATACTTGCTCCAAAGAATGAAATCCATGGGTAGGTGGTCTGAGATTCCACAAAATTTTGGGTCTTCATCACACCCAACATTTGAAGATATTTGGCAGTTCAAGTCTTCATCCATGACTTTCTCTTGGTCCAATTCTATGGCGGAGGGCAGATGA
- the LOC132171046 gene encoding L-type lectin-domain containing receptor kinase VII.1-like, producing the protein MKKHKHQQPLRLCFLLPVFLFFQSISAVDFVFNGFNSSDMLLYGLAGVESRILTLTNRTYYSIGRALYPEKIPAKNPNSSYVYPFSTSFIFSMVPYTKTPPAGYGIVFIFVPVKGIEGADPAHYLGLLSFTNNGNPDNHVFGVEFDVFKNEEFDDISANHVGIDMNSLKSNASHNTGYWPDNSSNADDEKSFKELKLNSGENYQVWIDYSDSLINVTVALAGMKRPGKPLFNVSLDLSEVFEDEMYVGFTSSTGQLVESHKILAWSFSNSNFSISEELVTTGLPSFVLPKDSIFRSKGFIAGITVGGFCGVCLCALFALFLIKRKRRGVREREEMEEWELEYWPHRMTYIEIEEATRDFSEENVIGTGGNGKVYKGVLAGGAEIAVKCISHENDGVREFLAEISSLGRLKHRSLVGLRGWCKRDKGNFFLVYEYMENGSLDKWVFECDDRKMLSCEDRIRILKDVAFAVLYLHEGWEAKVLHRDIKASNVLLDKDMNGRLGDFGLARMHGHGQVPNTTRVVGTVGYLAPEVIRSGRASAQTDVFGFGVLILEVMCGRRPIEVGKPALVDWAWHLMGQGQLLNALDERLKARGEFDEEEVGRVLHLGLLCAYPDPSSRPTMRQVVKVLEGNNEVLDEVESEDMDVYLLRKMKPMGRWSEIPRDFGSSSHPTFEDIRQSHSSSMSFSWSNSMAEGR; encoded by the coding sequence ATGAAGAAGCATAAACACCAACAGCCTCTCCGACTCTGCTTTCTGCTGCCCGTTTTCCTCTTCTTTCAATCCATATCGGCTGTTGATTTCGTCTTCAATGGCTTCAACTCCTCCGATATGTTGCTCTATGGCCTGGCCGGCGTTGAATCTCGTATTCTAACGCTCACTAACAGAACATACTACTCAATCGGTCGTGCTCTTTACCCAGAAAAGATCCCCGCtaaaaacccaaactcttctTATGTGTATCCTTTCTCAACTTCTTTCATCTTCTCGATGGTTCCTTACACGAAAACTCCTCCTGCTGGGTATGgcatagttttcatttttgtgcCCGTTAAGGGCATCGAAGGCGCGGACCCAGCTCATTATCTAGGCCTTCTCAGCTTCACCAACAATGGGAATCCCGATAACCATGTCTTCGGTGTCGAGTTTGATGTGTTTAAGAACGAAGAATTTGATGACATAAGCGCCAACCATGTTGGAATCGACATGAACTCCCTCAAATCAAATGCATCACACAATACCGGGTACTGGCCCGACAACAGCAGCAATGCTGATGATGAGAAGTCGTTCAAGGAATTGAAGCTGAATAGCGGTGAAAATTACCAAGTTTGGATTGACTATTCAGATTCTTTGATTAATGTTACTGTGGCTCTGGCAGGCATGAAAAGACCTGGGAAGCCTTTGTTCAATGTTTCTCTTGATCTTTCTGAGGTTTTTGAGGATGAAATGTATGTTGGCTTTACTAGTAGTACCGGACAGTTAGTTGAAAGCCACAAGATTTTGGCTTGGAGCTTTAGTAATTCCAACTTTTCGATAAGCGAAGAGTTGGTTACCACAGGTTTGCCATCGTTTGTTCTTCCAAAGGATTCAATATTTCGATCCAAAGGGTTTATTGCAGGAATCACAGTGGGAGGTTTCTGCGGTGTCTGTCTTTGTGCTCTGTTTGCTCTGTTTTTGATCAAGAGGAAGCGAAGGGGAGttagggagagagaggaaatggaAGAATGGGAATTGGAGTATTGGCCACACAGAATGACTTACATAGAAATTGAGGAGGCCACAAGAGATTTCTCAGAAGAAAATGTGATCGGAACCGGAGGGAATGGGAAGGTCTATAAGGGTGTTTTAGCAGGAGGGGCAGAGATTGCAGTGAAATGCATTTCGCATGAAAATGATGGGGTGAGAGAGTTTTTGGCTGAAATTTCAAGCCTTGGAAGATTGAAGCATAGAAGTTTGGTGGGGTTGAGAGGGTGGTGCAAGAGAGACAAGGGAAACTTCTTTTTGGTTTATGAGTATATGGAAAATGGGAGTTTGGACAAATGGGTGTTTGAATGTGATGACAGGAAGATGTTGAGCTGTGAAGACAGGATAAGGATTTTGAAAGATGTAGCTTTTGCAGTCTTGTACTTACATGAGGGGTGGGAAGCCAAAGTCCTTCATAGGGACATTAAGGCCAGCAATGTGTTACTTGACAAGGATATGAATGGAAGGCTAGGGGATTTCGGATTAGCCCGAATGCACGGCCATGGACAAGTGCCTAACACGACAAGGGTGGTCGGGACCGTTGGATATTTGGCGCCGGAAGTGATTAGGAGCGGACGGGCATCGGCTCAAACCGATGTGTTTGGATTTGGTGTCTTGATTTTAGAAGTCATGTGTGGGAGGAGGCCTATCGAGGTAGGGAAGCCAGCTTTGGTAGATTGGGCATGGCACTTGATGGGACAAGGGCAATTATTGAATGCTCTTGATGAGAGATTGAAGGCTAGAGGCGAGTTTGATGAGGAAGAAGTGGGCAGGGTGCTTCACTTGGGCTTGTTGTGTGCTTACCCTGACCCAAGTTCCCGGCCAACCATGAGGCAAGTAGTAAAAGTGTTGGAGGGGAATAATGAGGTGTTGGACGAGGTTGAAAGTGAGGATATGGATGTATACTTGCTCCGAAAAATGAAACCTATGGGTAGGTGGTCTGAGATTCCACGAGATTTTGGGTCTTCATCACACCCAACATTTGAAGATATTCGGCAGTCCCACTCTTCATCCATGTCTTTCTCTTGGTCCAATTCTATGGCGGAGGGGAGGTGA
- the LOC132171673 gene encoding L-type lectin-domain containing receptor kinase VII.1-like, whose product MKKNKHQQPLLLCFLLPVFLFFQSISAVDFVFNGFNSSDMLLYGLATVESRVLTLTNNTNFSIGRALYPEKIQARNPNSSYVYPFSTSFIFSMIPYKNIPPGHGIVFIFVPVTEIEGATSAQYQGLFNLTSNGNANDHVFGVEFDVFKNEEFDDISANHVGIDVNSLTSNASHDAGYWPDDQRSDNNSKADDEKSFKELKLNSGENYQVWIDYSDSLINVTMAPAGMKRPRKPLLNVSLNLSEVFEDKMYVGFTSATGMLIQSHKILAWSFSNSNFSLSENLVTTGLPSFILPKGSIFRSKGFIAGITVGGFFVVGLCALFALFLIKRKRRRAREREEMEEWELEYWPHRMSYQEIDVATREFSEENAIGSGGNGTVYKGVLAGGAEIAVKCISHENDGVREFLAEISSLGRLKHRSLVGLRGWCKRDMGNFFLVYDYMENGSLDKWVFECDDRKMLSCEDRIRILKDVASAVLYLHEGWEAKVLHRDIKASNVLLDKDMNGRLGDFGLARMHDHGQVPNTTRVVGTIGYLAPEVVSSGRASAQTDVFGFGVLILEVMCGRRPIEEGKPPLVDWAWLLMGQGQLMNALDERLKGRGEFDEEEVDRVLHLGLLCAYPDPSSRPTMRQVVKVLEGNKEVEEEVESEDMNAYLLQRMKSMGRWSEIPQNFGSSSHPIFEDIRQFKSSSMSFSWSNTMAEGR is encoded by the coding sequence ATGAAGAAGAATAAACACCAACAGCCTCTCCTGCTGTGCTTTCTGCTGCCcgttttcctcttcttccaatcCATATCGGCTGTTGATTTCGTTTTCAATGGCTTCAACTCCTCCGATATGTTACTCTATGGCCTGGCCACCGTTGAATCTCGTGTTCTAACGCTCACGAACAACACAAATTTCTCAATCGGTCGTGCTCTTTACCCAGAAAAGATCCAGGCAAGAAATCCAAATTCTTCTTATGTGTATCCTTTCTCAACTTCTTTCATCTTCTCGATGATTCCTTACAAGAATATTCCTCCTGGGCATGgcatagttttcatttttgtgcCCGTTACTGAAATCGAAGGCGCGACGTCAGCTCAATATCAAGGCCTTTTCAACTTGACCAGCAACGGGAATGCCAATGACCATGTCTTCGGTGTCGAGTTTGATGTGTTTAAGAACGAAGAATTCGATGACATAAGCGCCAACCATGTTGGAATCGACGTGAACTCCCTCACATCAAATGCCTCACACGATGCCGGGTACTGGCCCGACGACCAAAGAAGCGACAACAACAGCAAGGCTGATGATGAGAAGTCATTCAAGGAATTGAAGCTGAATAGTGGTGAAAATTACCAAGTTTGGATTGACTATTCAGATTCTTTGATTAATGTTACTATGGCTCCGGCAGGCATGAAAAGGCCTCGGAAGCCTTTGTTGAATGTTTCTCTTAATCTTTCTGAGGTTTTTGAGGATAAAATGTATGTTGGCTTTACTAGTGCTACCGGAATGTTAATTCAAAGTCACAAGATTTTGGCTTGGAGCTTTAGTAATTCAAACTTTTCGTTAAGCGAAAATTTGGTTACCACCGGTCTGCCATCGTTTATTCTTCCAAAGGGTTCAATATTTCGATCGAAAGGGTTTATTGCAGGAATCACAGTGGGAGGTTTCTTCGTTGTTGGTCTTTGTGCTCTGTTTGCTCTGTTTTTGATCAAGAGGAAGCGAAGGAGAGCtagggagagagaggaaatggaAGAATGGGAATTGGAGTATTGGCCGCACAGAATGTCTTATCAAGAAATCGATGTGGCCACCAGAGAATTCTCAGAAGAAAATGCGATTGGAAGTGGAGGGAATGGGACGGTCTATAAAGGTGTTTTAGCAGGAGGGGCAGAGATTGCAGTGAAATGCATTTCGCATGAAAATGATGGGGTGAGAGAGTTTTTGGCTGAAATTTCAAGCCTTGGAAGATTGAAGCATAGAAGTTTGGTGGGGTTGAGAGGGTGGTGCAAGAGAGACATGGGGAACTTCTTTTTGGTTTATGACTATATGGAAAATGGGAGTTTGGACAAGTGGGTGTTTGAATGTGATGACAGGAAGATGTTGAGCTGTGAAGACAGAATAAGGATTTTGAAAGATGTGGCTTCAGCAGTCTTGTACTTACATGAGGGGTGGGAAGCAAAAGTCCTACATAGGGACATTAAAGCCAGCAATGTGTTACTTGACAAGGACATGAACGGAAGGCTAGGGGATTTCGGATTAGCCCGAATGCACGACCATGGTCAAGTGCCTAACACGACTAGGGTGGTCGGGACCATCGGATATTTGGCACCTGAAGTGGTTAGTAGTGGGCGGGCATCGGCTCAAACTGATGTGTTCGGATTTGGTGTCTTGATTTTAGAAGTCATGTGTGGGAGGAGGCCTATAGAGGAAGGGAAGCCACCTTTGGTAGATTGGGCATGGCTATTGATGGGACAAGGGCAATTAATGAATGCCCTTGATGAGAGATTGAAGGGACGAGGCGAGTTTGATGAGGAAGAAGTGGACAGGGTGCTTCACTTGGGCTTGTTGTGTGCTTACCCTGACCCAAGTTCCCGCCCAACAATGAGACAAGTAGTGAAAGTGTTGGAGGGGAACAAAGAGGTGGAGGAAGAGGTTGAAAGTGAGGATATGAATGCATATTTGCTCCAAAGAATGAAATCCATGGGTAGGTGGTCTGAGATTCCACAAAATTTTGGGTCTTCATCACACCCAATATTTGAAGATATTCGCCAGTTCAAGTCTTCATCCATGTCTTTCTCTTGGTCCAATACTATGGCGGAGGGCAGATGA